AACGAATCTCGATGGCCGCAACGGCCGGGTTCTTCCTGCCGCCATTCCTGACAAAACTAATGTTGAGCGCTCCGTCGTTGACGGTCACGGCGTAAACGCGATCAAGAGCCGTGGCGCGCCCCACCAGGCCGTAGATGCTCAGCGCCGACTCCACCGTCACCCCTTCGATGGTGATCTGCATCAGGCGGTCGGAGGCTCGCGTCGCCTCGAATTCGGCAAAACGCAGGATCACGTTGTAAGCGCCATTGGGCACGGTAAAACGATACTCCACCGGATTGTCGCGCCACCGCTGGTAGAGCGCGTCGTCCAGGGTGCCGGCCACAGCCAGGGTGGTGGATTTGGCCGCGCCGCTGAAGTAGCCCCAGGCGCCGGCCACATACGGCGCATCGGCCGCCACACGACGCCCTGCCCATCGGTGAAACTGGGGCCGCCGCTGTTGACGCGCTGAACGTAGGGCGGGGCCGTGGTCGTTGGTGTTGGGGTGGGGAAGCGTGCGCCGGCAAAGCTGACCTCGATGGCATTGATGATCGGGTCATAGCTGCCGCCGTTGGCGGCAAACAGGATGTTCAACTCCCCGTCATTGACCACGGCCTGGTACACCTTGTCGAGCGCGGTATAGCGGCCGGCGCTGCCGTAGATGCTCAGCGCCGCCTCCACGGTGGCTCCTTCCATTTCGATGCGCATGACACGCGCGCTGGCATTGGCCACATTGAATTCAGCGAAGCGCAGCACCACAGTATAAGCGCCGTTGGGCAGGCTGGAAGCGATACCGACCGGGCGCTTCACGCCAGGCCTGGTAGAGCGGCTGATCTGCGGTGCCATGAACCTGTTTGGACGAACGCTTGGTTGTGCCGCTGTCATAGCCCCAGGTTCCATTCCAGGCCTGGTCCGCGCGCCACAGGTTGCCCTGGCTGTCCTGGTAGGCCGCGCCGCCGCAGTTGACTCGATAAACCGCAGGGGCAGCGGTGGGCGCGGGCGTTGGCGTGGCGGTGGCTGATGGCGTGGCCGTGGCCGTGGCCGTGGGCGTCATCGTTGGCGTTGGCGTCAGGGTGGCGGTCGTTGGCGTTGGCGTAACCGTGGGTGTCGAGGTTGACGCGGGCGTTGGGGTGTCAGGCAGCGGCGTCCAGTTGACGGCCGCGGTCATGGCCGCGCTGGCATTGATGCGACCGGCGCCGAAAAACGGATCTCGGCCTGGCGCTCCCAGGTCAACGGCTGTTTGTTCGATGATGGCCCTCACAGCAGCCGGCTGCAGATCGGGACGCCGCGCCAGCAGCAGACCAGCCAGCCCACTGACATGCGGCGCGGAGGTGGAAGTGCCGCTGGCAAAACCATAGCCGCCCGGCGTGCCGACGCTCCAGAGCGTGCTCCAGATCTCCACGCCCGGCGCGCCGATGTCCACGAAACCGCCATAATTCGACAGGATGAAGCGCTCATCGGACCGGGTGGTTGCCATCACCGCAATCGTTTCATCGTAGGCGGCCGGGTAGTAGGGCAGTTCGAGGCCCAGGTTGCCCGCGGCGGCCACGAGCGTCACCCCATGACCGGCCGCGTAGCGCACCGCATCGAGCAGAAGTTGGGAGCCGGCGTAGCCGCCGAGCGAGAGATTGATGATGTCGGCGCCCTGATCCGCGGCAAAGACGATGCCGGCGGCCACATCGGCCCAATCGGCCAGGTTCGAGGCGTTGAGAACTTTGACGGGCAGGATGAGGGCGCCGGGCGCCAGGCCAGTCGTGCCCTGGCCGTTGCTCATGGCCGCGGCAATGACGCCGGCCGCGTGGGTGCCGTGACCCGAATCGTCGCTGGGATCGCTGTCCTCGTTGACGAAGTCGTAGCCCGGCAGCAGGCGGCCGCTGAATTCGGGATGAGAGAGCGCGATGCCCGAATCGGCCACGGCAATCACCACCTCTGCGCTGCCGGTGGTGATGTCCCAGGCTGCCTCAGCGCCGATGAGCTGCGGGGCGTAGACGCGATCGGGCAGGCTGTAGTCGGGATCGGTGGGCGTCAGGGCCGCCTGCGCCAGGTAGTTCGGCTCCGCATAGATCACCTCTGTCCGGCCTCCTAACTCGTCCACCAACTGCATCACTGCGCCGGGTTGAGTCCTGAGCACATAGGTATCGAGGCCGGCCAGGTAGCGCATCGTCTGCATCCCGTAGTGCGCCATCAGCGTCGCGCGGGTCTGTTGGTCGGTTGGCGCAAAGCGCACGATGATTTCATCGGCCACGAAGCCAGATGTGACCTCGGGCTGAGCCTGCATCGTGACGGCTCGCGCCGGCCATGCTGCGGCCAGCAGGATGATACTGAGGCGCGAGGAGGAGCGGGTGGCCTCGAACTCAGCAAAGCGCAGCGTGATCTCGTAGGCGCCATTGGGCGCTGTGAAGCGGTACTCGCCTGGTGCGCTGCGCCACTTCTGGTACAGGGCGTCATCCGTGGTGCCGGCGACCGCGGTGGTGGTTGACTTGGCTGTGCCGGCCGTGTAGCCCCACGACCCGCTGGCAAAGGCCTTGTCGGCCGCCCATGCCTGGCCCTGCCCATCGGTGAAGACGGCGCCGCCGTTGTTGGCGCGCTGCGTGTAGGGCGCGCTGGTGGGGGTGGCAGTGGCAAGCGGCGTCGGCGTCGCGGTGGGGCAGGTCACACAGGGGGTGTTGGTGGGCGTCGCGGTAGGCGTGGATGTGGCGGTGGGCGTAGGGGTGGGAGGCACTGTCTGGCTGATCATCACGGCCGAAACCACCGGCGGCTTCGAACCGCCATTTTGGTCGAACTGGATATTCAGTTGACCGTCGTTCACAGTCACCTGGTAACTCTTGGTCAGGGCTGCATAACGCCCGACCTGGCCGAAAATACTCAGACCGCTCTCGACGACGACCCCCTCGATGGTAATGCGCATGACCCGGTCCGTTGACTTGGTTACGTCGAATTCGGCAAAATAGAGACCCACCTGGTAGGCGCCGTTGGGCAGGTTGAAGCGGTAAGCGCCAGGGCTTTCGCGGCGTTTCTGGTAAAGCGCGTCATCCTCCGTGTTACTCACCGCGCGCGTCGATGTCTTGGAAGTGCCGGCGGTGGCGCCCCAGTTCCCATCCCACACCTGGTCGGCTGCCCACATGGCGCCCTGCGAATCAACGAAGAAGGTGCCGCCGCTGTTGGTCCGGCGCACATAGGGCGTCGGGGTAGACGTGACGGTGGCGGTCGGCGTCGCTGTCGGCGTGGGGGTTTGGGTGCGGGTGGGGGTAGGCGTCATGGTGGGGGTCGCGGTGGGAATCGGCGTCGCCGTCGGCGTGGAGGTCGCGGTGGGCGTCGGCGTTACCGTGACCCAACTGCCCGCGGCGCCCAGGGCGCGCCCCGCGTTGATGCGTCCCCATCCGGAGTAAG
This genomic window from Candidatus Amarolinea dominans contains:
- a CDS encoding S8 family serine peptidase; protein product: MPVKVLNASNSGTWADIAAGIVFAVDQGADIINLSLGGPIGSAILEDAIEYAAAHGVLMVTGSGNTGTNAPFYPAYYPQTVAVGATTRSDEVWGLSNYGDAVDLTAPGVDIWSTLWTTTNPGAYDYLSGTSMAAPHVSGLAALILADRPNFSVADVRLLLQQSADVLAMPQPNSYSGWGRINAGRALGAAGSWVTVTPTPTATSTPTATPIPTATPTMTPTPTRTQTPTPTATPTATVTSTPTPYVRRTNSGGTFFVDSQGAMWAADQVWDGNWGATAGTSKTSTRAVSNTEDDALYQKRRESPGAYRFNLPNGAYQVGLYFAEFDVTKSTDRVMRITIEGVVVESGLSIFGQVGRYAALTKSYQVTVNDGQLNIQFDQNGGSKPPVVSAVMISQTVPPTPTPTATSTPTATPTNTPCVTCPTATPTPLATATPTSAPYTQRANNGGAVFTDGQGQAWAADKAFASGSWGYTAGTAKSTTTAVAGTTDDALYQKWRSAPGEYRFTAPNGAYEITLRFAEFEATRSSSRLSIILLAAAWPARAVTMQAQPEVTSGFVADEIIVRFAPTDQQTRATLMAHYGMQTMRYLAGLDTYVLRTQPGAVMQLVDELGGRTEVIYAEPNYLAQAALTPTDPDYSLPDRVYAPQLIGAEAAWDITTGSAEVVIAVADSGIALSHPEFSGRLLPGYDFVNEDSDPSDDSGHGTHAAGVIAAAMSNGQGTTGLAPGALILPVKVLNASNLADWADVAAGIVFAADQGADIINLSLGGYAGSQLLLDAVRYAAGHGVTLVAAAGNLGLELPYYPAAYDETIAVMATTRSDERFILSNYGGFVDIGAPGVEIWSTLWSVGTPGGYGFASGTSTSAPHVSGLAGLLLARRPDLQPAAVRAIIEQTAVDLGAPGRDPFFGAGRINASAAMTAAVNWTPLPDTPTPASTSTPTVTPTPTTATLTPTPTMTPTATATATPSATATPTPAPTAAPAVYRVNCGGAAYQDSQGNLWRADQAWNGTWGYDSGTTKRSSKQVHGTADQPLYQAWREAPGRYRFQPAQRRLYCGAALR